A stretch of DNA from Syngnathus acus chromosome 1, fSynAcu1.2, whole genome shotgun sequence:
TCAAAAAGAAGTATGTGTGCCCTCATCCTTCTTGTGGAAGACTTTTCCGACTTCAGAAGCAGCTACTTCGTCATGCCAAACACCATACAGGTACTCATTTGGTGGCAAAATGTGGAtgatatttatttgtcttgcCATTGATGTTTCTTTGTAATTTTTTAGACCAGAGAGACTACATCTGTGAGTTCTGTGCTCGTGCCTTCAAGAGTTCCCACAATCTGGCCGTGCATCGCATGATCCACACAGGAGAGAAGCCCCTCCAGTTAGTGCCCCCGTCATTTCCACAAATTGCATGGATGTGAATCACATCATTTTTCCGACGTGTTGATTGGAGCATGTTCTTGTGCCCAATAGGTGTGAGATCTGCGGCTTCACCTGTCGCCAGAAGGCATCCCTCAACTGGCACATGAAGAAGCACGACGCCGACGCCAGCTATCAATTTTCCTGCTCCATTTGCGGGAAGAAGTTTGAGAAAAAGGATTGTGTGGTGGCCCACAAAGCCAAGAGTCACCCAGAGGTACTCATAGCCGAGGCGCTCGCAGCCAACGCCGGCGCCCTCATCACGACCCCCGCGTCCATGCTGGAGCTGCCGGTAAATCCCGCGCAAGCAGAAGCGGCATGCGGCGGCCTGGAACTGGTCCGAGGCGGCCAGGAGGGGCAGGTCCAGCCGCTGGGCCAGGAAGGACACGCCGGGTCTCAAGTGGCTCAGGTAGGTCACATGACCCCGCAGGTCAGTCACCAGGTGGTTCTCCTGGGACAAGAGCAGGCACTCCACACCATGCAGGTGCCGGTGACGATTGCTCTTTCCCCCATCGACCCCCCGTCGCCTGCCGATCACCAGCAACAGACTCAACTCCAGCTCCAGATGCCCGTCCAGTTTGTTCAACAACCCCCGCAACTCGCCCTGCACTCCCCGACGGTGATGGCTCAGCCCCAACCTCAACTCCAGCCTCTTCAGCCCTACCCCTCCCAGCAACAGAGCCAAGGGCAAATCGTTCAAATGACCTTCCAGCCTGTCAGCCAGCCCCAGACTGCTATGCAGCAGATCCCAGTCCTTGCCACCTCTCAGCATCTTACCACCCTGCAGACGACCACCTCCGGCCCCCCGCTCCCATCTCCATCCCATGTGGCGTCCGACGGGAACAATCCTGTGCTGTCCTCTCCACCAGCCAACTCCTTCCATTCAACagagggggtgggggcgaGCACCGTAGCTTGGGAACAAATGGACCAAGGGGACGTCCTGTCCAACAGCACTGCAGCAGACGTGCAGCGGATCACCATTTGAAATGAGGAGGGTGCACGCAGACTAAAGTAGCCACATGATGCCACCTACAACAATACTGTCATGCAAAGTTAAAAGATTTACGTAGGATCACTAATAGTCATATttgttagcttttttttttagaatagcATATCAGGGAACTATAAGTCCGTGTGTAACTTTGTACATAGTATTCCTGTAAGCTTTTTATGTGAGTGTGCTAATTGAGTGTTGTAACGCTATTACAATGAATAGGCACTATGATGGCGTAATTGGCGTCACAACATAACATCCGGTATGCGTCCTCTCACATACAAGCTTGAGAATTAAATGACACCCAAAACACACTGTAGAAATCTAACAACCGAACAGGTTTGACTAAGTGTTAATTAAGccatgtgtttatttattaagtCCACAATATATAATGACTATTGAGCTGCCACTAACACATATGAGTTTAAGATGAATTTAGTTTTAACAACTGGATCATTAATTGTTAAACATCTTGTTTTGTCTATAACAAAGTCTTCCGTCAGGATTAAAACCgcaatgtttatttatataacgtGAAAATCGACTGTTCTTGTAAGTCCCGTAAATTAATCCGTCTTTCATCGCTCAAGGATTTCAGCTGAAGTGACAACCTGTACAGATTGTTTTCAGTTTGGACTTTGTGGTCAGGATGCTGTTGAAGCAGATAAGCCAGCTCTTCATTTGTAggatgtaaataaatgtcttaacaacaaattcattgttttattaGTTGTCCAGATGAGAATTAGCCACTTATAACCAGTGTGAcagctaatgtttacatgatCATTACATGTTGTGGCGTTCTTTGCTCCTCAGCATGTTGTACTGCTTCATGGCTTTCTTCGGAGGCATCAGCGTGTCGCTTACACCAATCCTCCGCTTCTTCACCCACTGGCCTTCTGATTCATCCTGCACGGCCTGTTTCGGGGGTTTACGGGAGCTGCCTGTGCGTGACCCAACTTCCCCCTTATCACTCAGAGTTGCATGAGAGTCATTGGGAATTACTGCAGTCTGGAGGTCACTATCATGTGCAAATTTGCACTTGATGCCAAATCTACATCTTCCACTTTTCCTGTAGGAAACGCATATCCTCTTCCCTCCAATCTGAGAGGGCTTGGCCTGCATTGTGAGCGGGACATGTTTCTGCAAGGCACTGAGCTTCCGCTCGGCCTGAGCTTTGAATGGGTTGGCGAACACGCTGCTTTCTGAACAGCCTTGCAGACTAGGAGGCGGCAGTTTGTGAGGGCTGGTCGTGGAGGAGGCAGTAGGCAAGCTGGTCTGACTTCTACTTGAATTGATTGACTTGTAAGGCTCCGGGTCACCGTGGTCAGATTCATCAGACTCACTGGTGGCAGAACCAGTCTCCAGCAAGAAGTTACGGGTCTTCTTGTCCGGTGGGTCCCCATCAATGAGATCCGTTCTCGTGCTATTTGGTCAGATAGGGGCAGAGAAGAAAAGCCACATTATTCAGTAGAAATTAAGTGAGCTACACGCGGAGGCAATGTGCGCAGCATGTATGTCAATTAACAGCTAGCATCGGCTATCCAATggccaaaacacaaaatattgcaTCCATACATTTGTATGTCTTAACTTACCCTCCTTGATCACTGTTTACATTCTCTGAGTCTCCATCACTGTCGGACTCTGATGAGCCGCTGTATCCAACAAGAGCGTTCATGTCTAAACCTATTCGTTATATGATGGACGGAGCGTATCTACTTGGATTACATTTAGTATTATAGGGGTAAATATCAAAACGATAGGGTATAAACAGCTGCGATCGTCGCCATTTCCTCAATCGATGGAACATATGCTAGGATGTTAGCGGCTAATTTCTTGTTCTACAGTTGTTTACGTTCCAGGTGCCTTGACTGACATCTACAGTGCCTTGACTGACATCTACAGTGCGTGCTTGGTATTGCTTCCTTATGTCGCAACATCACATAAAACCTACTGCACAGGGGAGGGGGTCTTCAGTTTACGACGGATTTTATTCCCACCAGCGCGTTGACGGACTAAATCGGAACGCGGCCGAGTCTATCACTAACCGACAGCCAGCAGTGAAGTCATAAATATAGCAaatatatgaagaaaaaaaaaactacttctACACAGCAACACATACGAATTGACTTCACATTTAACCACATCTAGACACCACAATACATACACATAAATTAATCTTGTAAGAGACATTAAATATGGATCTTATTGATATGCTGTATCGTTATTGCTCTCGGCTTCCACTATTCTTAGTTtttttggattttctttttgtctggaATATAACAAATACACACCCCTTACGAATAAAGACCTGGTAACAACATACttttatttagaccatttgaACAGCCTCTGTCAGCACCGGTAAATCAGCCAAAAGTTTATAAATAAAAGCTTTGTGGAGTGAGCTGCGTCTTCCCCTCCAGCGCCGCTCTCCGCCCCCGCTCATCCTTCCAAATTCCTCGGTGCTGGCATCAGGTTCCTGGGGGAATGGGCGGAGAGTTGGCCGTAAATCCTGCAGTAGAGCACGGAGCGAGTTGGAAACGTGTGGCTTCCCCCCAAACATCCAAGAGGCTCTTGGGAGTTTGAAACTAAGAGAAGTTTCGAGCAAGGCTGAAGTCACTTGGAAATGACCGTGAATCCGTTGCCGGGGTGATCTAGGCGTCATTCAGTCTTTCCTCGTGGGATCGAGCGCTTACGTCTACCGGAGCTTTGCGGAGGTCCGATATGGCAGACCGGCGGAGCGGCGTGATCGGACAGCCAGATCAAGGCAGGACAACAGCGGCCCGAGCGGCTGCTATAGCCGAACTTTTGCTTTTGGAGGTCTCCAACCTACTGGAACTTTACGTGAGTACGAGTGAGAGCTTACGTTAGCCTCCACTTTCCAtcgagtgtgcgtgtgctcgTGTGCGAGGAAGAGAGCAGGGCTTAATggaaaatgaagacatttaacgtgcttgtgtgtgctgTCCAAAGCCGGGCCCACGCCTCCATGCATGGAGCCCTCTCCAAAATTGGGGTTTGGAACTCTCTATTTTTGCCAAGAGTATATTTTATCGACCGTTCATTGTTGAGGGATTATAAtgactgtaataaataaaaatacaagcgTTGAATGGAGTtgatttgcaaaacatttcaaatgataaTGCACTAAGCATCTAGGACTACATAAAGTAATATGAAATAAACCGGTACAGTGCATTTACTGTTCTGgcagattttttaaaaataaataaaataagataaattCGATACATAATAATAGCTCAAATAAAGACAAACCCTGTCTTGAGTTTTTCCtcaatagtaaaaaaaaaagaaagggctCCAGGTTCTGTTGCCTCTTAATTGCACTTAGGGACCTCTCGTGGTCATGTCCTTAGCAGGTGGTTATTTCTCGTATATGCCCTGGGCATGCTCTGGTGTTGCCCCAACAGGCTCACTACTCGTGAACTCGATTCATCCTTTCAACTAATGTCAGTATACTGATGCCCTCCTACGCAACCATTCTGTTTTTCAACTTCGGTTGAACTTGAACTGCTACTTCTTAAAGTGTAGCCATGGCAAGGATGTATGTTAAGGAGAGATAAAGAGTTTCTTGTGAACCGGATATGTTGAAGCTTtaagaaatgtgtgtgtgggtcttTTCCCCTGTAGAATTTCACCAATGCCTGGGAATGAACGCCTTCACCTGCAATctacacgtttttttttcttttagcaaTTAGTTTATCCTCAGGCAATTTATTGCTCATTCCCGCTATTCACGCATCTGGCTTGTGAGCGAGGGAGTGGTTTGGCACAAAACTTTCTCTGGTATTCTCCAGACATCATATGACCCTTATTATTGGTTTTCTGCTTTTATCTGTGAAATAggatacattttaaaagcaatcATGAAGTTACCACAAAGTGCAACAAAGGTGGCTATAACATGGCGATTCTAGATCCAAAGCATGTACTCGGTTTATGACAAAACTCTTTTCCAGtgacaaaatgtaaatttgtATGCAAGTCGTAGTTTGTCACAAAACTACTGTGATGTTGCACCATTTACATGCTGATAAAGGTAAATCTTTGTTTTTACTGACAGGGCTTTATTAATTCAACAATCATTTGTTGGTGGAAAACTATAGAACTGCTTGAGAAGAGCAAACATTACACATCCTCATCGGTGTAATTTGAGTTTTATGTCACAGCTAATTTCAAGCATTTAATTGGACATTGTGCTACAGCACGGGAATGAAGATAGAATGTGTAAAATAGGATTCAGTCACCTGTTTATCCATCATAATCCGTAAAGCAATACTTCTCATCCTCAGTTGGATAATGAGTGAGCTGGACTTTGTTTGAGAGGCGGGTCGCCATTCAATCGCAATCGACCGTTCACATTTATTGCGAGTACAGCGTATGGTTAGAACCGACTTGAAAGCATTCATCTCTatcattttgtcaatttttgtctttacTTTGTTTTCGTGCAATTGTTCCCTATAAAGAGCAAGAGGGAGAGCCTCAGCGCAGATGTCATCGAGGATAGTCGTTTGGTGTCcgtccctcctccttcctcccaGCTGGACACCCCGGACAAGCTGTGGCGCTTGCACACGGCCCTGCTCCAGTGTCGAGGCTTGATGGAGCGAGCTATCGCcaaagaggatgaggagatgGGCAATGGGACAGGGGAGTATGAAACCCTGAGGAAAATGGTGAAGGAGAGGCTATGGTTTCTCATAAACATCACTGGAGAACTTGTTAAAGCTGTGGGGGGTCCGGCGGTGGTGACCCCGAGTTTGAATGACAGCTTGGAGGTAAGCCCCAATGGGTGGTAACACTGACACCGAATGAATGGTCAGAGGGGGCAAAAGTACTCTCACTGAACACTGAAAGAAACTTGAAGGAATATTTACTCGGAAAAAAACGAggtcaattttgtcatttggaaATTCTACGTATATGTATCCGTTTTTATAAGTAAGGAGTGAAAGTTGTCATGAAAACTAATAAGTAGTACTCACATACAGGTaccaggaaaaaaacacttagAAACACAATACAATCATGAAGTCGGCTACTTTGCTATTTCCCACCATTGTGAAGAGTTGAATTGATAACAAGTTGCTGATACGATGCCTTCTCATCCCTAGCCGGACAACCTGAGCGTTTTTGAGCTGAAGCTGTGGGTCTTCCGCGTCTTCACAGAAGTGGACTACTGGGCCAAGACAGCCGTCGCCATCTTGCAAGCTCTCCCCAAAGAGCGAGTGAGGAACACTCGCTACAGGAGTACCAGAAGCTCTCGCAGATGAGGTAGTATCGTAGCGAGAATGGTTCCACACAGATGAGAATTATGTGAAGATGAGAGTGGGGGGTTCAGTTCATTTTGGTATCTGtatatttttgcacatttctttttttcaaggttTCCAAAATGCTCAAACCAAATAATATGGATTACAATGCCTCTTCCAAGTCAGTGTGACCCTATTGAGGATGAGtgctatagaaaatggatgattgGATCTTGTTTATGGATACACAGCACAGTGTTGTGTTTTATCTTTGTTTAATCCATGGGCggattacacacacactctcgctGCTACGATGTCATGTTATCTATGAACCTAACATTTAGGTGGGCAAACTATGGGCCACATATAGCTAGCTCCATTCTTAAATCCAGCCCATCCAACATTTCCATTATCAAGAGTCCAGTCATAGTTGTTGTtagctgttgttttttcccctctaaaatgagtttgttaaaatatatttattcattatttaatttattttatattcatttatcTCATTAAGAAATTGGTTAGCAGTAATTATATATACCTATATTCATGTACACGTTATTTTGTGAAATACTGCTTTACCTGGTTAATTGATTAGAATTTAAAAGAGAGATAATTATCTTATTGtttaagtatatatatatatttttttgataCTGGTTAATTTTTTAAGTCACCTTTTAGTGACCTGGCCCATTTGTCtgttacagtaaaaaaaagaaaaagcgtgGCCCTTTGATTGAAGATCTTA
This window harbors:
- the si:ch211-113e8.11 gene encoding uncharacterized protein si:ch211-113e8.11, coding for MNALVGYSGSSESDSDGDSENVNSDQGGTRTDLIDGDPPDKKTRNFLLETGSATSESDESDHGDPEPYKSINSSRSQTSLPTASSTTSPHKLPPPSLQGCSESSVFANPFKAQAERKLSALQKHVPLTMQAKPSQIGGKRICVSYRKSGRCRFGIKCKFAHDSDLQTAVIPNDSHATLSDKGEVGSRTGSSRKPPKQAVQDESEGQWVKKRRIGVSDTLMPPKKAMKQYNMLRSKERHNM
- the cntf gene encoding ciliary neurotrophic factor codes for the protein MADRRSGVIGQPDQGRTTAARAAAIAELLLLEVSNLLELYSKRESLSADVIEDSRLVSVPPPSSQLDTPDKLWRLHTALLQCRGLMERAIAKEDEEMGNGTGEYETLRKMVKERLWFLINITGELVKAVGGPAVVTPSLNDSLEPDNLSVFELKLWVFRVFTEVDYWAKTAVAILQALPKERVRNTRYRSTRSSRR